In one Brevibacillus composti genomic region, the following are encoded:
- a CDS encoding spore coat protein, translating into MHKFAAHEFLETQEALRTKHAGIEMHGLFADMAQDPQLKNMILNHQRSIINAYQQGVNLLMGKGVNMQSAPGMGMMRTTQQTAVGLNNPQMMAPNPHPNRLSDMTIATIMLNWHKAGSAIGMLWANECVDPQIRQYHVNGANLCQQMAYETWQYMNMKGYYQAPQLADHTMNTMINAFKEQPVLI; encoded by the coding sequence ATGCACAAATTTGCGGCGCATGAATTTTTGGAAACACAGGAAGCCCTGCGCACCAAACACGCAGGAATCGAAATGCATGGCCTGTTCGCTGACATGGCTCAAGACCCGCAGCTCAAAAACATGATTCTGAACCATCAGCGGAGCATTATCAACGCCTACCAGCAAGGGGTTAACCTGTTGATGGGCAAAGGCGTGAACATGCAGTCCGCGCCAGGCATGGGGATGATGCGCACGACGCAACAAACGGCAGTAGGTCTGAACAACCCGCAAATGATGGCGCCCAATCCGCATCCAAACCGTCTGTCCGACATGACCATTGCGACGATCATGCTGAACTGGCATAAAGCAGGTTCGGCTATCGGCATGCTCTGGGCGAACGAGTGCGTAGACCCGCAAATCCGCCAGTACCATGTCAACGGAGCCAATCTCTGTCAACAGATGGCGTATGAAACATGGCAGTACATGAACATGAAAGGGTACTACCAAGCGCCTCAGCTGGCTGATCACACCATGAACACCATGATTAACGCATTCAAAGAGCAGCCCGTATTGATTTGA